In a single window of the Lynx canadensis isolate LIC74 chromosome E2, mLynCan4.pri.v2, whole genome shotgun sequence genome:
- the ZNF296 gene encoding zinc finger protein 296 yields MSRRKAGCMPRRVDPAPAANTDDEMEMPDLVIEMKPEPDVRPLQAPGLGPFSPKEVPTPGRFEGEPRRSSGPVPVGSPLHALGARNQWALWTPLILNPRDRQPWTDKHPDLLTCGRCLQTFPLEAITAFMDHKKLDCQLFRGPSPGQGSERQDPKALGCFRCGRQFSGAWKLLRHAQWDHGLSIYQTEPEAPEAPLLGLAEVAAAVSAVVEPEAEAKGPRVSIPPRRSPTCPVCAKTLSSFSNLKVHMRSHTGERPYACDQCPYTCTQSSKLNRHKKTHRQPRPQSPFKAKASPEQASATAPPEPAAHAAAPASTLLRSSGESAGAAATAGVQEPGAPGGGAQVGPGGASWEATTKEQRTEPAKGPASPKKLPKPAVKSRGPGGSCEFCGKHFTNSSNLTVHRRSHTGERPYTCELCPYACAQSSKLNRHRRMHGLGPGSTRFECPHCCVPFGLRATLDKHLRQKHPEVAGDA; encoded by the exons ATGTCCCGCCGCAAGGCCGGCTGCATGCCCCGCCGAGTAGACCCCGCGCCCGCAGCCAACACAGACGACGAGATGGAGATGCCGGACCTCGTCATCGAAATGAAGCCGGAGCCAGACGTGCGGCCCCTACAGGCCCCGGGGCTGGGGCCCTTCTCCCCGAAGGAAGTGCCCACGCCGGGGCGGTTCGAGGGCGAACCCCGCCGTTCCTCCGGCCCCGTGCCCGTCGGGAGCCCTCTCCACGCCCTCGGCGCGCGGAACCAGTGGGCACTGTGGACGCCGCTGATCCTCAACCCTCGCG ACCGCCAGCCCTGGACCGACAAACACCCAGATCTGTTGACCTGCGGCCGCTGCCTGCAGACCTTTCCTTTGGAAGCCATCACTGCTTTCATGGACCACAAGAAGCTGGACTGTCAGCTTTTCAGAGGCCCCAGCCCCGGCCAGGGCTCAG AACGCCAGGACCCCAAGGCCCTGGGCTGCTTCCGCTGCGGGAGACAGTTCTCAGGGGCCTGGAAACTGCTGCGCCATGCCCAGTGGGACCACGGACTGTCCATCTACCAGACGGAACCCGAGGCCCCGGAGGCCCCGCTGCTGGGCCTGGCAGAGGTGGCCGCCGCCGTGTCGGCAGTGGTGGAGCCGGAAGCTGAGGCCAAGGGCCCCCGGGTGAGCATCCCCCCGCGGCGGAGCCCCACCTGCCCCGTGTGCGCGAAGACCCTCAGCTCCTTCAGTAATCTCAAAGTGCACATGCGCTCGCACACAGGCGAGCGGCCCTATGCCTGTGACCAGTGTCCCTACACCTGTACCCAGAGTAGCAAGCTCAACCGCCACAAGAAGACCCACCGGCAGCCACGGCCTCAGAGCCCCTTCAAGGCCAAGGCCAGTCCAGAACAGGCCTCTGCCACTGCCCCTCCCGAGCCAGCGGCCCACGCCGCGGCCCCGGCCAGCACCCTCCTGCGCAGCAGTGGCGAGAGCGCCGGAGCGGCCGCCACGGCGGGGGTCCAGGAACCCGGGGCTCCTGGTGGTGGGGCGCAGGTGGGCCCCGGCGGGGCCAGTTGGGAAGCTACCACCAAGGAACAGAGAACTGAACCTGCGAAGGGCCCAGCGTCCCCCAAGAAGCTGCCAAAGCCGGCGGTCAAGAGCCGCGGGCCCGGGGGCAGCTGTGAGTTCTGTGGAAAGCACTTCACCAACAGCAGCAACCTGACGGTGCACCGGCGCTCACACACGGGCGAGCGGCCCTACACCTGCGAGCTCTGTCCCTACGCCTGTGCCCAGAGCAGCAAGCTCAACCGCCACCGCCGCATGCACGGCCTGGGGCCGGGCAGCACCCGCTTCGAATGTCCCCACTGCTGTGTGCCCTTCGGCCTGCGCGCCACCCTGGACAAACACCTGCGGCAGAAGCACCCCGAGGTGGCCGGGGACGCCTGA